One uncultured Methanobrevibacter sp. genomic window, AAGCATATAATAAAGTGAGTGATGATAATTGATAGTTATGAATTGCATAATGGTGTTGAACCAAGATTAAGAACTGGAAATGTTAATAAGAGAACTGCTTACAAAAAAGTAGAAGAATAGAATAATAGAGAGAAAAAAAGTGCATAGTTATTATATTAAAGAATTTGAGGTGATTGAGTGACTGAAAAACAATTTACAGTAGAAGACATTGAAGACATGATTTATCAATTAGGAGTATTAATAACAGATGCCTCACAAGGGCTCCTCATTACCACTTTGAAAAAAAATTTTTTTGAAGAATATAAAAAATTTGACACAATTACTGCATGGGAGTGTTTTGTTGATGAAGTGAACCGTATAGAATCCGTTGTAGAATTACATGACTTTCTTGCAGAATGTAATAAGGAAGATTGGAAATTATTATTAGAAAGATTTGAAGGATGATTTTGAATGTCTAAAAATATTTAATTAATTATTTAATTAGTCATGTTCCATTAAATAATTTTCATTTAATCTAATTATTCTATTGAATATATTCGATTTAATAGAACTTGTCCAATTTAATAAAACAATCATATTTGTTCTATAAAATAATATTTGTTCGATTTAATGGAATATGTCCAATAACAAAAAACATATTAATTAGATAAAATAAAATAATAATAAAATAAGAGGGAAGTTTAACATGAAAATAATGCCCATTTCAATGCCAAAAGATATTGACAAATACTTTTTTAATAGGATAAAAGATATTAACATGATTAACACACAATTATCCACAGTAAAATTTGATATACCCCCACAACTCTTAATAACTGGATATCGTGGAGTCGGTAAAACATTTTTGCTTAGAAAAGTATTAAATGATCAAAGCAATGATATTTTAACCGCATTCATTGACCTATCAGAAATTATGGGAAGACAAAAAGGAAATCTAACTGAAGAAAAAGTTTTAAAAGCACTCCTAAATGCAATTGATGAAACAATTTCACAAAATAAAAAATCCTACAAAAAATGGATAGGAAAAATTACATCAACTATTAAAAAGTTAGAGCTGAAAAATTATGACTTTTCAGACAATGTAAATGTATTTGATATTCCAATTCCAGTAATTTCAGATAATTATGATAAATTGTCAAAATTCGTAATGGAATTGCCTCAAAAGATTGTTGACTCTTCAAATGATATAACTGGATTCATAATTGTAATTGACGAATTCCAATTGCTTAAAAATGTTGAAGACCCTGAGGCATTCTTTTGGTTAATGAGAAGTTTCACACAAAAACAATTCAATGTTGGATATGTTTTCACAGGTTCAGTTTCAAAAACCGCAGATATAATAAACACGATAAATGGTCAGGAAGGGGCATTCGGTGGAAGACTGATACAAATAAACATAGAACCATT contains:
- a CDS encoding ATP-binding protein, which codes for MKIMPISMPKDIDKYFFNRIKDINMINTQLSTVKFDIPPQLLITGYRGVGKTFLLRKVLNDQSNDILTAFIDLSEIMGRQKGNLTEEKVLKALLNAIDETISQNKKSYKKWIGKITSTIKKLELKNYDFSDNVNVFDIPIPVISDNYDKLSKFVMELPQKIVDSSNDITGFIIVIDEFQLLKNVEDPEAFFWLMRSFTQKQFNVGYVFTGSVSKTADIINTINGQEGAFGGRLIQINIEPFTFDETKRYIDEKSNNLKFSNEGFERFYNCTRGIPLYINSLSSILPNNTVCDEDIIKETLLLNIDQVAIMWIYIWGRLSQGEKDFIIYLLEHDGATRATLDKQLGYSKSSVTRFIDSLSNQGIIEFSQNKKFVLADKMLQFWLKIKFETAGCYPL